A single Phormidium ambiguum IAM M-71 DNA region contains:
- a CDS encoding EndoU domain-containing protein, producing MPSLSLSVQSTNYYRNASFLQNKKNGFRSIAFTLLASTLTITTALPVFAATFPVATVQNLSIARNYHQNRNIPQGINVDRLSRISPQRKKHILEGDATGGGHGPGRGIPGKSEFPARWSDRQVIKYISDIIKDPHSRWIKQPGKPPFRWRIEGTREGVDIRVIVEPQGQGVITAFPTNRPRNR from the coding sequence ATGCCATCTTTATCACTTTCGGTACAATCAACAAATTATTACCGGAATGCTTCATTCCTGCAAAACAAAAAGAACGGTTTTCGATCGATCGCTTTCACTCTTCTTGCTAGCACCTTAACGATTACAACTGCATTACCAGTTTTTGCTGCAACATTTCCGGTAGCTACTGTCCAAAACCTCAGCATTGCCAGAAATTATCATCAAAATCGCAATATTCCTCAAGGAATTAATGTCGATCGATTGAGTCGAATTAGTCCTCAGCGAAAGAAACATATCCTTGAAGGTGATGCCACTGGTGGCGGACATGGGCCAGGAAGAGGTATTCCCGGTAAAAGCGAATTTCCTGCTCGATGGAGCGATCGCCAAGTTATCAAGTATATTTCTGATATCATTAAAGACCCTCACTCCCGATGGATTAAACAACCTGGTAAACCTCCGTTTAGATGGAGAATAGAAGGTACTAGAGAAGGTGTTGATATTAGAGTAATTGTAGAACCTCAAGGCCAAGGAGTTATTACAGCTTTTCCCACCAATCGCCCACGCAATCGATAA
- a CDS encoding MafI family immunity protein yields MLNYKIVENKLNNALSLAEGMLPKEYIDMVRSDIEQGGEWVLAFETLCDCLIDQNLPISQQFYEILTEIASLLNLKDRHRLEMLKPLVSRQ; encoded by the coding sequence ATGCTTAACTATAAAATCGTAGAAAATAAGCTGAACAATGCTCTATCCTTAGCTGAAGGAATGCTACCCAAAGAATACATTGATATGGTGCGATCGGACATCGAACAAGGAGGCGAATGGGTATTAGCTTTTGAAACTTTATGCGATTGTTTAATAGACCAAAACTTACCTATTTCTCAACAATTCTATGAAATTTTAACAGAAATAGCTTCGCTGTTGAATCTAAAAGATAGACATCGTTTGGAGATGTTAAAACCTTTAGTCAGTAGGCAATAA